CGAAAACGAGAGACTTACACAAGTATTTCGTCCTCTTTGAGCCATTCATCCTTTGACGATTTACCTAGAAGCGAAGCGATCTATGGAAGAATACGATGGGCTGAGTTGCAGCTAGAGAATCATAGTTCGCCCGTTGCATTGCAGTCGATCTATGCTCTAGCAAAAGACTCTCTTCAGGATTCTAGAGAGCTAGAGAATATAAGAGGTCAATCTTTTGCGCTTGGTCTTTTGGGGCAGATTTATGAGCGCAGTGATCAGCCATCTGAAGCTCAATCTTTTTTTCGCAGTGCCATCAACCAAGCTCAGTCTATTAATGCTTGGGATAGCGTATACCGATGGCAGTGGATGATGGCTAAAAGTCTAGCTGCCGATGGTCAACGCGATGAAGCTCTGGCTCACTATCGCATGTCTGTGCAGTCCCTGGAGCATGTTCGTAATGACTTGTTAGCGGTCGATTCAGAGTTACAGTTTTCTTTTGCTTCGGAAGTCGCGCCAGTCTATCGGGAGTATATGCATCTACTTCTCGATAGTGTTGAAGTTAATAGTGTTGAGCCTGCATTGGAGGTATATAGCCAACTGCAAACTGCTGAGCTAGAAAATTACCTGCGCTGCGGTCGCTTGAGCAATATTTCCATTGCTTCTATCAAAGATGCGCCTTCTACCGTCTACATTCTTGATTTAGGAGATCGTTATGAGGTTATCTTACGCAAAAAGGATGGGACTTATGTTCGACATCAGCCTGAGGCTCAAGTGGTTCGAGCAAGTGTTACTGACCTACAAAACTACCAGGACACCATACAGACCTCACGATTTGACAGCAACGTCAATGCGTCGCTGTATCTGAATACTAGGATTCTGTATGAGCAGCTATTCGAGCCATTGGAAGAGCATCTATCAGAAGGCTCTACTGTCAATTTTGTATTGGATTCAAGCTTGCAGGGTGTTCCAATCGCCTTACTGAATCGAGGTCAAGATTTCCTGATCGATGCCTATGCCCCTGCGACAATTCTTCAAGATCATCTTCTTCCTCCTCGACAACTAGATGCTGATTCTCTGAAGGTGCTCATAGCCGGTATCTCTAGTAAAAGTCCTAGTATGAAGTCGTCAGCGGATCCCAGTTTGAAGCCACTGCCGGAGGTGCAGGTCGAGGTGACGCAGATTGCCTCCATTGCTAATAAATCGGTGTCTTTGCTCGACGAGCAGTTCACACTTGAAAAGTTGGATCAATCGCTTGGGAGTTATCCGGTTGTGCATATTGCCTCTCACGGCCAGTTCAGCTCTAATCCAAAGCAAAATTTCATCTATGCGTGGGACTCGACGCTCGGTGGGCAATACTTTCAGTCGGCATTGGAACGACAAGACCTATCGCAAAACTCAATTGAGTTGCTAGTCCTCAGTGCCTGTCAGACGGCCAAAGGCGATCCCCAGTCCTCGTTGGGACTGGCTGGTCTATCCGTCAGGGCGGGCGCTCGAAGTACCGTGGCTTCCCTTTGGAAGGTCGATAGTGGAGCAACTACACTATTAATGAATCTTTTCTACGACGGTCTACGGGAAGGGCTGTCGAAAGCCGAAGCACTTCAGCAGGCACAGCAGGGAATTAAGCGGCTTCCACGGTATAGCCACCCTTATTACTGGGCCGGATTTATTTTGGTTGGTAGCTGGCTGTAATCTTGTCGGCATTGCGAGAAAACAGCATCTTTCCTAGCTTAGGAAAGCCTGCGTCTTGGTATCGTTGAGACAGTAATTGTTTTACTCTTCTATTAGCCCCTTGCTTCACGGCAAGCTCCAGACTTTCAATCGATTCGTTAAGAAGGTTGTGTGACATATATAGCCGGTCTCGTTTTATTGCTGTTTCCGACAGCGAAAGCCCTAATGTTTCTAACTGCTGATTAGCCGATCTGATTCGACTTGCTTCATCAGGAGCTACGACGGAATAACTTGCTGCGACAAAACTGATTTCCTTATCTTCGGAGATTGCCAGCACCGTTGTCTTGTATATTCTTCCAGGTGTCAGAGGAGGCGCAGATGCCGGATACTCTAGCGCCGTTCCCTTGACAGTTGACTGCCATTTGAAATTGTGACCACTGACTACGATTTCGTAGGTTGATGCGTTTGGAACTGGCTCCCACTCAAAGCGTGGCAGACGGCCTAATAAGGTATTCCCGAAGGGCCGCTGTAGCCTTCCTGCAGCCTGCTGGCTTCCTCTGGTATTTAGCTTTGCTCCCTCTCTATCTGTGCTCCACTTCTGTATATCTTCTCGTTGAGCCGGTTCACACAAGCTTGAGACTTGCCCTCTGGCGTTATAGATAATGCGACCAGTGCCATTGCAAGAAATCGTCACGAGACGATTGTTGATAGGTGTGATGATGTCTGTCTTGCAAAGCAGAGTGCCCTTTTCGTGGACTGAATCGCCTGTCGTTAGTACTTCTGCAACTGCCGTGGAGTGTCTACATTGAGCTAAAGACTTTGGTGCTTCGATAGCTTGAGCTAGTAAAATCACAGCGGTAATTGTTCCCCCGCTAATGCAAGTCACCTTTGAATTCATGTTGCCAAAATCGCAATTTTTGCTGATGGTAGTATATCAGAATCTATCTTGGCGTTAAGTTGATCAATGTACTCTAGCTTCCACTCAACGCCTTCTGGTGTATCGCTATCGAACAGTAAACAGGCACGATAGGTTTCTTTGTCAAAGTTATTTAGCTTCTTTTGCACCTTGAGGAGTAAACAGTGGGCATCTGCGGGGGAAACAACTCTTTTTCGATATCTTTCCAGTAATTCTGATTGAATGCTAATGGAATTTTCCAGATAGATCTGCGCTGCTTCGAAATTCTTTAGCTGGAGTTCTGCCCAGCCCATGTTCTTGAAGACGGAACTCATTTCAAGCGGATCTATTTGTTGCTCCATTAGCGGCATCAATCGCTTTCTTGCGTCTGGTGCTTTACCCTCCAATAGATCTAATCTTGCTAAGTTGTTAATGGGGTAGGCTTCTTTCCCTTTACTTTCCTTTATCGATAGCTCGTAATACTGCCGGGCTTCTGAGAATTTGCTTCCCTCATCGTATACGCGGCCAATATTTGCGTAGTTTAGCCATCTTGATTCTGGAGGCCCTTTTTCAAAAGACTTTTGGTAATTCTCACGCGCACATGCAAAATCCTGTGATTGAAAGCAAGTCGTGGCTATGAAATTATATGCGAGGTGATTATCGGGATTGATTTTAATTGCTAAATCAAATTTATTCTGTGCGCTTTCGTATCTGAACTCCTTTAAATACCGCTCTCCTTCTTTCACGAGTGCTTCAGACCACTTTAGTTGTCCTATACGCACCCCAGTGCCAGCGGAAACTATCGCCAGTATTACTATCAGTAATCTTGCCCACTTAGATCCGAAGTAACGATGTCTTTCTCTAGCTTTTGGTACCGACTGGGTGAGATCGTGAATTAAGTCCTCTGTGTTTGTGGGCCGTTTTCGAGGGTTGCGCTCTAAAAGTTTGTCGATATAGTCGGCCAGTGTCTGTGATATTTGAGGGGCTTTATCTCGCCAGATCAGTTTTGCTGTTTCATCCTCTTCTGGTAGGTACATTGGATGAATGCCAGTCACCATGTGAACAATAGTTCTCCCGAGTGCAAAGAAGTCAGAGCTTGCGATCGCCCGCCCCTTTATCTGCTCTGGTGGTGCATAGCCGTGAGTGTAAATCCTGGTGATTTCAAAGTCTGTGCTATCTGTTCCCATCTCGCT
The Acaryochloris thomasi RCC1774 genome window above contains:
- a CDS encoding CHAT domain-containing protein → MTRLNVLLCAALSLALTAQQAFCQPAQSAAPQALYESALSRLGQGYPWQASLLLNEALAKYSSMGDRSGVLRTRIAQSELHHSLGQNLKACKTMIAALNFSVVEICSTGLSGNKTHADAFNADLLALTSERLHTRALTNLGFYLSALGNLEASGRAIQRAEEMLESPQDDSDSELLLVFAKANLEKFFFLRNQNRAARDDSPLQQKQLQRESAQYAQVALSLYERLARTSDPSISLKARLSWVELYSAIGTWSRSVSQSSPLLSLQRRKRETYTSISSSLSHSSFDDLPRSEAIYGRIRWAELQLENHSSPVALQSIYALAKDSLQDSRELENIRGQSFALGLLGQIYERSDQPSEAQSFFRSAINQAQSINAWDSVYRWQWMMAKSLAADGQRDEALAHYRMSVQSLEHVRNDLLAVDSELQFSFASEVAPVYREYMHLLLDSVEVNSVEPALEVYSQLQTAELENYLRCGRLSNISIASIKDAPSTVYILDLGDRYEVILRKKDGTYVRHQPEAQVVRASVTDLQNYQDTIQTSRFDSNVNASLYLNTRILYEQLFEPLEEHLSEGSTVNFVLDSSLQGVPIALLNRGQDFLIDAYAPATILQDHLLPPRQLDADSLKVLIAGISSKSPSMKSSADPSLKPLPEVQVEVTQIASIANKSVSLLDEQFTLEKLDQSLGSYPVVHIASHGQFSSNPKQNFIYAWDSTLGGQYFQSALERQDLSQNSIELLVLSACQTAKGDPQSSLGLAGLSVRAGARSTVASLWKVDSGATTLLMNLFYDGLREGLSKAEALQQAQQGIKRLPRYSHPYYWAGFILVGSWL
- a CDS encoding serine/threonine-protein kinase, whose protein sequence is MSDDLSKPDCKKVLKAVWEISRFGTFKNIELLQRESRVLPILAHPGIPKAEFDNYFEVVTPQGDTLHCMVMEYVEGQTLLDWLREHQPISDEVALNWLQQLAQILHILHSIGVIHRDLKPDNILLKATGELVLIDYGAIREITNTYLSKLSIDLSEMGTDSTDFEITRIYTHGYAPPEQIKGRAIASSDFFALGRTIVHMVTGIHPMYLPEEDETAKLIWRDKAPQISQTLADYIDKLLERNPRKRPTNTEDLIHDLTQSVPKARERHRYFGSKWARLLIVILAIVSAGTGVRIGQLKWSEALVKEGERYLKEFRYESAQNKFDLAIKINPDNHLAYNFIATTCFQSQDFACARENYQKSFEKGPPESRWLNYANIGRVYDEGSKFSEARQYYELSIKESKGKEAYPINNLARLDLLEGKAPDARKRLMPLMEQQIDPLEMSSVFKNMGWAELQLKNFEAAQIYLENSISIQSELLERYRKRVVSPADAHCLLLKVQKKLNNFDKETYRACLLFDSDTPEGVEWKLEYIDQLNAKIDSDILPSAKIAILAT